A segment of the Thermoanaerobacterales bacterium genome:
GGCGCCTTGGATCACACCAGTTGCGGCAGGCGGGCTAGTCGTCCATACCTATCTTACGCGAGTTATGGTGATGGAGCACACCTTCTGCGTGGCCTGCCTGATGGCGGTTGTCTTCACCTGCGTGTTGTTCGTAAAAGGCTCTTCGCTTCACTCCGTGTGGCGCGTGGGGCTTTGGAGTCTCATTATTGCCTTGGCCACAGTTGGTGCTTTGTTGTGGCCGATGCCACCGCCTGTAAGCTCATCGGCCCCAGGCATCCCGGTCGGCACTCTACCGTATCGCACGGCCTTCGCCGAGCCCGTTGCGCAAAACACCGCACCGTCGGCACCGCAAGTTGACGGTATCCAGGCTGCGGCTCCGGATGGGACGCCTGTTTTCCTCGACCCCGCCGAGAGGCCGGTTTTGCTCTTCGCCTCCTGGTGTGACCACTGCTTGGAACCTTTGAAGGCCGTGGCAAAACTGCCGACCGAACGCCGTCCCTACCTGGTCGCCGTCTTCTGGGACGGAGAGGCACGGGAGATCGAGGCGAAACTGCGCGAAGCTGGGCTTGACGGGGCGGGTTATTACACCTCGCCGATGGAGCCGGAAAGTGTCCCGCGTCTTCTCACCGCGACCGGAGAGATCAAAGGCGAGAGCAAGGTATGCGCATACCTCGGAGAGGAGGTGTTGTGAGGTGTGCTGACCACATACGAAACAGCTATGCTTGTCGGGTGCCTGGCGCCCGCTCTGATCGCCGCCTACACCGATGTCCGCCGGTACATTGTTGACGACCGCGTGAGTATTTCGATCTTGCTGGCCGGGCTTACGGCAGCCATCCTCGCCGGCCGCCTTGGTGACGCGCTGTTAGGCGCAGGAGTCGCCGGCGCCCTACTTTTGGTGTGTTGCCTGATGGGAGGCATGGGCGGCGGGGACCTGAAGCTGGCGACCGGTTTGGGGATGTGGTTTTCCTATCCAGGCGTGAGCTATGTACTGGCGGCAGGGGGCCTCATCGCCGTTGTGTGGGGCGCGTACCGTTTGGCCTGTCTCGGGAAACTGCGTTCTTGGGCCAAGACCTTCGGGTTGGGGCTTATGCTCCGGGCATGGGGAGTAAAAGGAGCTATACCGATGGGCCAGCTTCCCGAAGACGGAAGCGTCCCGCAGGAGGCGGTGCCCTTCGGGACGTGCCTGGCGTTGGCCGCCTGGGGATATGCCGTATGGCTACTTTTTGGGGGAAGGGGGTTGAATTCATAAGCGAGCTTACCGTTATTATCGGGTGCCTGCTCCCGGTCTCAGTAGCTGCCTACATTGACTGGAGGCGCTTGGTGCTGCCCAACCTTATCGTGTTGCCTGTCTGGCTTGCGGGATTAGCCTGGGCCTTATACTCCGGCCATATCCAGGATGCTGTACTGGGCATGATCCTGGGTTTTGTGCCGGGATTCATCGGGTTTCAGTTAGGTGGCTTGGGCGGGGGTGACGTAAAACTGATGGCCGCCCTCGGTGCCTGGTTTGGGGTGCTAGTAGTGCCCATCACACTGGCGGGATGTTGCTTAGGATTCGTATGGAGCTTAATCCGGTTGGCCCGTGCGCGCCGACTTAAAGCCTGGGCGCGGAACTTCAAGTGCTCCCTTTACATGCGATACATTCTCCGAGTACAGGGCGCAATGGCGGTCCCGCCCCTTCCCGACAATCCAATGCCGGCATGCGGGAACATGTTGCCTTTTGGCCCCTGTTTAGTTGTTGCAGCGTGGACAGTGTTTCTTTTACCGAAAGGAGGTTTCTAATTTTGCGGCGCTTATTGCGTTTAGTGCCGTACTTGCTTACGACTGCGGTAGGTATCGGGGTGGCGGTGGGTGCCTGGATTTACCTTCAAAACTATCAAACCACGCATAAAGATATGGTGTCCCTACCCGTCCCCACCAGGGATATCCCGGCCTACACCGTAATCGCGTCTGAAGATGTGACACTTAAAGAGTTCGTAAAGGGCGCCGAGGAGCCGACGAGCGCCCGGGAGCCCAAGGATGTTGTCGGCTACATCACCACCGCGCCCCTAACCAAGGGGTGGCAGATAAACAAGCGTGTGCTCACCGACAAGGAAGCGTTCGGCGACAAGCAGGTGGTCGGCGTCAACGTGGACGCCGCCCGGGCGGGGGGCGTGAAAGCGGGCGACATAGTGGACGTGTACTGGCTCACGCCCGAACAGGGAGCCTGGACCGCCTCAATGTCCTCCCGCCTGGTGGCCCAGAACGCGACGGTGCTCAAGGTCTGCGATGAGCGCGGACAGCCTCTTGACGAAACGCAGTCCGTCGTCCAGGGCGCCGTGAATCCTGTCGCGCCACCCAAGAGAACGCCGTCGGTGGTCTATCTGCTCCTTGACCCCGCCGATGTCGGTAAAGTAATCGGCGGGGCTATGCCAAAGTCGAGTTTCATTGCCCTGGCCAAGAAGACCAAGTGGTCCGTGACCCCGGTGCAGGAGGTGATGCCTGGTGCTGAAAGCGCTACGCAAGGAAACGCCGCTCCAGCCACCCCAGCCCAAACACGTTAGCCTGGACGAGGCGGTAGAGCTTGTGCAAAACGCCCTGGCGCAAGAAGAGGACGAAGAGCAAACCCAAGTCTTTCGGGCGGCGGCGGGAGGTATTCCGGAAGCCATCACGGAGGCCAAGCGCAGGCTGGAAAGCATCATTTCGCGCGAAATGATCCATGTTAACGACGAGATGACGAGCGACGCCATAGCCGAGGAAATCTTCCGCCGCGTGTGGGGTCTGGACAAACTGCAGGACCTCCACGACGACCCCGCCGTGGACGAGATCCGGGTGCTGGACAGCGGTCGGGTCTACGTCTCCCGGCGCGGCAAGAATACGCCGGTGGCCCTGCAACTCAACCAGCATGAGATTGAGCGGCTCATCAAGAGAATGATCATGCACGACGTCGGGGTGGCGCTGAACGAAAGTTCCCCCCGGCTGGAGGCCGTCCGACTGGACGGCTCCCGGCTGACGGCGCTCTGCCGCCCTGTGGCGCGGGGCTTCTGCTTCGCTTTGCGTAAACACGGCACAGTGGAAATGA
Coding sequences within it:
- a CDS encoding A24 family peptidase, producing the protein MLTTYETAMLVGCLAPALIAAYTDVRRYIVDDRVSISILLAGLTAAILAGRLGDALLGAGVAGALLLVCCLMGGMGGGDLKLATGLGMWFSYPGVSYVLAAGGLIAVVWGAYRLACLGKLRSWAKTFGLGLMLRAWGVKGAIPMGQLPEDGSVPQEAVPFGTCLALAAWGYAVWLLFGGRGLNS
- a CDS encoding RcpC/CpaB family pilus assembly protein, yielding MSLPVPTRDIPAYTVIASEDVTLKEFVKGAEEPTSAREPKDVVGYITTAPLTKGWQINKRVLTDKEAFGDKQVVGVNVDAARAGGVKAGDIVDVYWLTPEQGAWTASMSSRLVAQNATVLKVCDERGQPLDETQSVVQGAVNPVAPPKRTPSVVYLLLDPADVGKVIGGAMPKSSFIALAKKTKWSVTPVQEVMPGAESATQGNAAPATPAQTR